The DNA window GAGACGCATGACGAGACCGATCGTCTTCTGCACCGACTACGGGCTGGCCGATGGGTTCGTCGGCGTCTGTCACGGGGTGATCGCCCGGATCGCGCCGGACGCGCGCGTCATCGACCTCACCCACGCCGTGCCACGCCAGGACGTGCTCCGCGGCGCCGTGACGATCTCGCGGGCGACGCAGTACATGCCGGACGACGCGGTGTACGTGGCAGTGGTCGACCCCGGGGTCGGCTCGGAACGACGGTCGATCGCCGTGCGGACGGCGGCAGGCCCCCTGCTCGTGGGGCCGGACAACGGGCTGCTCTCGCTCGCGTGGGAGGCCCTCGGGGGCGCCGGCGCCGCCGCCGCGATCGAGGACGAGCGCGTGATGCTCTCGCCGGTGTCGAAGACGTTCCACGGTCGCGACGTGTTCGCCCCCGCCGCCGCGCATCTGGCCGTCGGGTTCCCCCTGGACGAGGTCGGGCCGGCGATCGACGTCGAGGAGTTGCGGATCGTGGAGATGCCGGGTGCGATGGTGACGCCCGGAGCGGTCGGGACCCGTGTGATCGAGGTCGATGCGTTCGGCAACGTGCAGCTCAGCGCGCGACCGACCGATCTGGAGGCCGCCGGGATCGGGCCTCCGTTCACCGTGTCCGGCCGAACGCTGCCGCTGGTGGGCATCTTCGCCGACGTGCCCGAGGGCGAGCTCGCCGCGATCGTCGACTCGCAGGGATACCTGGCCCTCGTCGTGAACCACGGCAGCGCCGCCCAGACGCTGAACCTGAAGACGGGCAGCGCCGTCGTGCTCGAGTGACCTAGGGGACCGACGGGCTCGGGGTGGCCGACGTGCCCGGCAGCTGCCCTGGGCTCGCAGGGCCGGGGAAGGGGTCGCCGCCTCCGTTCACGATCACGAGCTGGGCGACGGCGGCCGCGCCGATCAGCAGGAACAGCACGACGATCATGATCAGGGTCTGTCGGCGCATGGGGGGCG is part of the Actinomycetota bacterium genome and encodes:
- a CDS encoding SAM-dependent chlorinase/fluorinase, which encodes MTRPIVFCTDYGLADGFVGVCHGVIARIAPDARVIDLTHAVPRQDVLRGAVTISRATQYMPDDAVYVAVVDPGVGSERRSIAVRTAAGPLLVGPDNGLLSLAWEALGGAGAAAAIEDERVMLSPVSKTFHGRDVFAPAAAHLAVGFPLDEVGPAIDVEELRIVEMPGAMVTPGAVGTRVIEVDAFGNVQLSARPTDLEAAGIGPPFTVSGRTLPLVGIFADVPEGELAAIVDSQGYLALVVNHGSAAQTLNLKTGSAVVLE